The window AATTTTGGAATAATGCCAATATATTTGTATTGGAAACTAAAAGTGAACATGTAttatgagaaaaatattttcttctaaAAGAGACTTGTATTGGGGGACGGAGGGGGTAATAAAAACAACATTAACTTCTGTAATTTGTCATTTCTgtgccttttgttttatttgaaattaaatttacaaaattaattttttttacctgttatttttaaattttttaaattcaccgatttttgaccgactttttCCGATTAATACCTttttttgaccgattaatctcTTTTTCAccgattttgaagaaaaatgatTTTTCCACCCATTAATGCTTAATCGAGATGGTGGTCAACCGAACAGCGATTAGATCGCGATTAGTCTCCTTAGAAGAACCCTAATAAATTTTAAGCTGAGTATATTCTCAACTTTTCTCTAACTCGGTAAATTTGTAATTTCACCCTGTAAGACCTAAAAACTGGTCAGGGGCATTTTTAAAGCGCTTAATGTCAAGAGATCTTGTTTTAATGTGGACCCTTGTGTACCCATCTCGTGCATCACTCCTCAAGTGTTTACAAGAATGCAATTTCCATGTTTCAACGTCTTTTAACCCCTCTGGCTGTGACAAAATATATACTATGATTGTATAGACGAAGTGAGTATAATAACCCCTCTATATGACATTACTTCACACACAGTAAAAAGCCCATACTTCTGTATCAAATTTTCAGACAGCCTTCACCTAATAACTCAAAATATCAGACACCAATCCCACCGACCCCCTCCGAAGAAATGGCTGTCACCAAAGCAAATCTTCCCCCTCTCCTACGCGCCGCCACCGCACTCCACCACAACTCTCCGACGTCCTTTCTCCGCTCTCACCCTTCCAACATCCTTATTTCAAACCCCCACTTGTTCTCCACCTTCCTTCACCGCCGCGTCCCTCCACGCGCCACCGCGTTTCCCAACCCTTTAAACCTCAGCATTTCAAATCACCACTTGCTCTCCCGGAGCCTGCACACACACGCCACCACTCTTCACAAGCGTCGAAGAACTTTCCACATCTTGGATTACGCTCTAGCCTTCGGTTGCATTGCAGCAGCAGGAGGGATAATACATTTGTACAACAATCTAGAAAAACCAAGAATGTTCGCAACCGTAACTGATAATCAGGAGATGAGGTTTCACGGCTTAATACCACACATGTACCGTAAGGGGCACTACCTAGTCGTCGAGGGTCTGACTCGACCCATTAAGGGGAACAAATTTAGTAATGCAGCTGCTAAAACTGTTGGAGCCAAATATCATTATGAACTCTATTTGTCAGCTACCGAGGTGTTAGCGCAGCCTGATCATGTTGTCACCGCCTTGCAAAGGAATTACACCATTCTTGCAGTGAAGCAGATATATTCCAAGGACAACGATGAAATTCTTGCAACAACTAATCGGTGCTCGTCTGAAATTTAATCGTATTTTCAGTTTATTAATGTCTTTCTCAGTTTTTTATATTGTCATTTTGTTTGTGACTTTGATATGTTTTGATTTAGGCTTATTTCTTTCTGTGGCGGAATTGGAATCTCAACCCCTGTTGATGAATTGTCCAAGTCCGAGTCTAAAAGAACTGTGTTCAATTTAGACTCAGCAAAACATTCTTCCAAAATTACTCAAGTTGTTTCAATAATGTTGGATGAGTTTGAAGACTTGCCAAAATTGTTGGGAGAAGGACACTCGATTTTTATTAAGGGTCTTACCAACGTACCTTTGAATTCGATTAAGTTTGACGGGACTAACAAAATTTGGTCAGGCGAATGGAATGAAGATAATTGGCCTACAAAAGTGAATCGCAAAACTAAACAAATGGGATCAGTCATGCTAGCTGAGGCAATAGCGAAAGACGATAAGAGGTATATGCCACGCGAAGCTGCTGCTACTGCAATTGAGCGGAATAATTCGGGGTAACAGAAAGGCTGCCGCAGATCCTATCAAATACTTTTAAGAAACTTTAGAAATGTTACATGTCCCGGATCTTTGCAGTTATTTTAATTGTGTCTATTCTCTAATATTTGGTATTTGCACAAAGACTTCCAAGCTTGATTGTACTTGGTAAGATTTCTTTAACTCTGTCATATAGTAAACAGTTATACGTATAAACAAAGCATTTCTCAGCATTATTTGCAAATTCAGTGtccataattttaaaaatcgtGGATTTTACTGATTAGTCGATACAATATATTCCGCTGATTTCATTTTTCAATCCGATTAATCATacctaaaattaatatattaggtctaacaaatttattattattattattttaatacatcAAATTGATGTTTCgattcattattttaattaatctctAACTTTTCTTTTTGCATGCTAATACCTTGTAAAAGATAAACGCTTCAGGCATGATAATAAGGCTGCATGTGTACACTGCCACTTTCATGAATGTATGCACAAAATAGTTGgctcttcaaagttcaaacctAGGTTTCATCACAATTCACGTATGTCCGTATGATACGAATCGTATCAAGAGTAAAGTTGGGTAGAAAATTAAGGAAAATGTTTGGTGCActtaattgtgtacaaaattttgtaaataatgacCTGTGGTGAGTTTTGAATGGAATGAACATCGTGTATTCACATCAATCATCCCAATTAAAACATTCCACCTCAATTGTCACAtcattatttacaaattttatgtacacaattatatgcacctagcactactcgaAAATTAAATGACTAAAATCCAGCCCCACAGGCTAGCACCTTGGTTTGCTTAAAAATCGTAATCTCTGGGGTTCGTTTTCATGTAAATTGTAAGCTAGTATATCGTCAACTTTTCTTTGAATTGGTAAATTTGTAATTTCACCCTGGAAGACCTAAAAACTGGTCAGGACCATTTTAAAAGCGCTTAACGTGTAGAGAACTTGTTTTAATGTGGACCCTTGGATGTTCGATCCCATGGCTAGACAACTCCAAATGTTTGAATGTTTACGGTTAGGATGCAATTTGTGTCCCCATCTCGTGTTTACAAGAATGCAATTTCCATGTTTCAACGTCTTTTAACCCCTCTGGCTTATATACGGAGTATTCTTTTGTATCAAATTTTGAGACAGCCTTAacctaagagcaactccaatacAATGCTATACTTgattctattgctatattatagcatcaaaagtaaaaaaactcaactccaaagtggtgctatatttggatgcatccatgcatagatgcatccttggttctatattcgaaatcaaggatggatccatccatgttgccacatccttggttctatattttatttatagaagttaggtaaaagttaatgagttggttaaatttgaaattagttatagaacttagcattggagtggaagttttattttagcaccaaaaaacactttttggtgttatattatagcaatatcaatagaaatataacatctagcattggacttgctctaataacTCAACATATCAAAAAGCAATCCCACAGAAGACCCCTTTCCAAGAAATGGCCATCACCAGAGCAAATCTACCACCTCTCCTACGCGCCGCCACCGCACTCCACCCTCCCCACATCCCCCACCAGAACTCTCCGACGTCCTTTCTCCGCTCTCACCCTTCCAACATCCTTATTTCAAACCCCCACTTGTTCTCCACTTTCCTCTCCCGCCGCGTCCGTCCACGCGCCGCCGCGTATCCGAACCCACAAAACCTCCCAACCATATCCAACCCTTTAAACCTCAGCATTACAGATCACCACTTGCTCTCCCGGAGCGTGCACACAAACGCCACCGCTCTTCACAACCGTCGAAGAACTTTGGCTTGCGCACCAACTTTCGGTTGCATTGCAGCAGCAGGAGGGATAACACTCTTGTTCAAAAATCGAGAAAAACCAAGAATGTTGGCAACCGAAACTGATCATCTGGAGTTGAGGTTTCATGGCTTACTAGATATGTACCGTGAGGGACACGGCGTAGTCGTTGAGGTTCTGGTTCGACCTATTGAGGAGAACAAAATTAGTAATGCAGCTGCTAAAAATGTTGGAGCCAAAATTCCTCTGGAGTTGTATATCTCAGCTACTGAGGTGTTAGTTAAGCAACATCCTGTTCTCACCGCCATGCAAAGGAATTACACAATTCTTGCAGCGAAACAGATATATTCCAAGGACAATGATAAAATTCTTGCAAAAACTAAATGGTACTTGTCTTAAATTTAATCgtatttttagtttattaattttttctctgtttttttttttgcaagaaAAGATTGCCATTTTGTTTGTGACAGTGATATGTTTTAATTCACTTACACTTTGTAGCGGCGAAATCAAAATCTCAACCCCTGCCGATGATTTGTCCAATTCAGAGTCTAAAATAACTGTGTTCAATTtagactcaaaatttgaatccAGAACCATTCAACTTGTTTTATTTACATTCGATAAATTCCAAGACTTGCCAAAGTTGTTGGGAGAAGGACACTCAGTTTTTGTTAAGGGTTTTCTAAACCTATCTTTGAATTCGATTAAGTCTGACGAGATTAACACAGTTAGGTCAGACGATAATTGGCATAGAATTGTGAAAGGCAAAACTGAAAAAATGGAATATCTCTTCTTAGCTGAGGCGATAACAAAGGACGATGAGAGGTATATGCCACGGGAAGGTGTTGCTGCTGCAGTTGGGCGGAATACTGAGGAATAAGAGAAAGGTCGTGGCAGAGAAGAATGTGTATCAAATGTATGTTTTAACAAACTTTGATAATGGTACATGCCCAGAATCTTTGCAGTTATTGTATGCCTATTCTTTAATATTTGGTCTACGCACAAAGAATTCCCAGCTTGATTGTACTCGAAAAGATTTCTCAACTCTCATGTAGTAAACAACAGTTCTAGGTATAAAGAAGGCATTTCTCTGAATTATCTGATGGTTGATTTTGTTGCAAATTTTTTGTGTCCATAATTGAGGGAGTAAAATGCAAAGTGTGTACCTGTAGTTACGCACTTGTGCAG of the Daucus carota subsp. sativus chromosome 4, DH1 v3.0, whole genome shotgun sequence genome contains:
- the LOC108218123 gene encoding uncharacterized protein LOC108218123, producing MAVTKANLPPLLRAATALHHNSPTSFLRSHPSNILISNPHLFSTFLHRRVPPRATAFPNPLNLSISNHHLLSRSLHTHATTLHKRRRTFHILDYALAFGCIAAAGGIIHLYNNLEKPRMFATVTDNQEMRFHGLIPHMYRKGHYLVVEGLTRPIKGNKFSNAAAKTVGAKYHYELYLSATEVLAQPDHVVTALQRNYTILAVKQIYSKDNDEILATTNRLISFCGGIGISTPVDELSKSESKRTVFNLDSAKHSSKITQVVSIMLDEFEDLPKLLGEGHSIFIKGLTNVPLNSIKFDGTNKIWSGEWNEDNWPTKVNRKTKQMGSVMLAEAIAKDDKRYMPREAAATAIERNNSG
- the LOC108218191 gene encoding uncharacterized protein LOC108218191 encodes the protein MAITRANLPPLLRAATALHPPHIPHQNSPTSFLRSHPSNILISNPHLFSTFLSRRVRPRAAAYPNPQNLPTISNPLNLSITDHHLLSRSVHTNATALHNRRRTLACAPTFGCIAAAGGITLLFKNREKPRMLATETDHLELRFHGLLDMYREGHGVVVEVLVRPIEENKISNAAAKNVGAKIPLELYISATEVLVKQHPVLTAMQRNYTILAAKQIYSKDNDKILAKTKCGEIKISTPADDLSNSESKITVFNLDSKFESRTIQLVLFTFDKFQDLPKLLGEGHSVFVKGFLNLSLNSIKSDEINTVRSDDNWHRIVKGKTEKMEYLFLAEAITKDDERYMPREGVAAAVGRNTEE